A single Clostridium sp. AN503 DNA region contains:
- the rsmA gene encoding 16S rRNA (adenine(1518)-N(6)/adenine(1519)-N(6))-dimethyltransferase RsmA → MPTLGNPKNTIEIIQKYEFAFQKKFGQNFLIDTHVLDKIIRAAGVTGDDMVLEIGPGIGTMTQYLAEAAGKVVAVEIDTNLIPILSETLADYDNVVVLNADVLKVDIKELAEKYNGGRPIKVVANLPYYITTPIIMGLFEGDVPIDNITVMVQKEVADRMQVGPGSKDYGALSLAVQYYAEPYIVANVPPNCFIPRPNVGSAVIRLTRHKEPPVKVQDPALMFKLIRASFNQRRKTLQNGLNNSPEISFSKEQIAAGIESLGVSPTIRGEALTLEQFAELANYFTAAGKR, encoded by the coding sequence ATGCCGACATTGGGAAATCCGAAAAATACAATAGAGATTATACAGAAATACGAGTTTGCATTTCAAAAGAAATTCGGGCAGAATTTTCTGATCGACACCCATGTGCTGGACAAGATCATCCGGGCAGCGGGGGTTACGGGAGATGACATGGTGCTGGAGATCGGGCCGGGGATCGGGACCATGACCCAGTATCTGGCGGAGGCGGCAGGTAAAGTGGTGGCGGTGGAGATCGACACGAACCTGATCCCGATCCTTTCGGAAACATTGGCGGATTATGACAATGTGGTGGTGTTGAATGCAGACGTCTTAAAGGTTGACATAAAAGAACTGGCGGAAAAGTATAACGGCGGCAGACCGATCAAGGTGGTGGCAAATCTTCCTTATTATATTACGACGCCGATCATCATGGGGCTGTTCGAGGGCGATGTGCCGATTGACAATATCACCGTTATGGTACAGAAGGAAGTGGCGGACCGGATGCAGGTTGGGCCAGGCTCTAAGGACTACGGCGCGCTATCCCTTGCGGTGCAGTATTATGCAGAGCCTTATATTGTAGCTAATGTGCCGCCCAACTGTTTTATCCCCCGTCCCAATGTGGGGTCGGCGGTGATCCGTCTTACCCGGCATAAGGAGCCGCCCGTAAAGGTACAGGACCCGGCGCTGATGTTTAAGCTGATCCGGGCTTCCTTCAACCAGAGGAGAAAGACCCTGCAGAACGGCCTTAACAATTCCCCGGAGATCTCATTTTCCAAAGAACAGATCGCGGCGGGCATTGAGAGCCTGGGGGTCTCTCCTACGATCCGTGGGGAGGCGCTGACCCTTGAGCAGTTTGCGGAGCTGGCAAACTACTTTACTGCGGCAGGGAAAAGATAG
- a CDS encoding sugar phosphate isomerase/epimerase family protein, producing the protein MRSNSLKTLKNLTNPVTLQCAYCDRNSLPEFSKLLDLLSRYEFYGIELNLPDLKALPPRELSSLLRTYGLSLTYIATGVYARNQGLSLSASDPKLRQKSVDGCMENIRYASDLGAGIIIGYLKNHPDPASAPSDPAQPALYLQESLAQLDDFAKTLNVPILLEATNRYESCVANALADTCQIAMQAAALSAGNDTADHSMISILPDTYHMNIEESHPLEALGIYQGHYQNIHLSDNNRYFPGLGCLAFENYFNKLNAIHYQGTFGIEGILKNGIEEDLEVCVDYLNRLMETSAQACEMGLLA; encoded by the coding sequence ATGAGATCAAATTCATTAAAAACTTTAAAAAACCTGACAAATCCTGTTACACTGCAATGCGCATACTGTGACCGGAACAGCCTGCCTGAGTTTTCAAAGCTGCTGGACCTGCTTTCACGGTATGAGTTTTATGGTATTGAGCTGAACCTGCCGGACTTAAAAGCGCTGCCTCCGAGAGAGCTTTCCTCCCTGCTCCGCACCTATGGGTTATCACTCACCTATATTGCTACTGGAGTCTATGCCAGGAATCAGGGGTTATCCCTTTCCGCATCCGACCCAAAACTCCGGCAAAAGAGCGTGGATGGCTGCATGGAAAATATTCGTTACGCCAGCGATCTCGGCGCGGGTATCATCATCGGCTACCTTAAAAATCACCCTGATCCCGCCTCCGCTCCTTCAGATCCAGCTCAGCCGGCTCTGTATCTCCAGGAATCCTTAGCGCAGCTGGATGACTTTGCCAAAACGCTGAATGTCCCGATCCTGCTGGAAGCTACCAACCGCTATGAGTCCTGTGTCGCAAATGCCCTGGCCGATACCTGCCAGATCGCCATGCAGGCAGCTGCCCTGTCCGCTGGCAATGATACGGCAGACCACAGCATGATCTCCATCCTGCCGGATACCTACCATATGAATATAGAAGAAAGTCATCCGCTGGAAGCTCTCGGCATTTACCAGGGACATTATCAAAACATCCACCTTTCAGACAACAACCGGTATTTTCCAGGACTGGGATGCCTGGCCTTTGAGAATTATTTTAACAAGCTGAATGCGATCCATTATCAGGGGACATTCGGGATTGAAGGAATCTTAAAAAACGGGATAGAAGAAGATCTGGAAGTATGTGTGGATTACCTAAACCGGTTGATGGAAACTTCGGCGCAGGCCTGTGAGATGGGACTGTTGGCGTAA